CGTGCGTAATCCCCCGAAGGTCGACGGGTCCGATTTCGAGCTTCAGCTTGCCGGTGACGATTCGCGACACGTCGAGCACGTCGTCGATGAGCTCCGCCTGTGCGTCGGCGCTGGTCGCGATGGTACCGATGGCTTCCCTCTGGAGCTCCGGGTCGAGATCCTCGAGCAGGAGCAGCCGGGCCCAGCCGAGAATGGCGGTCATCGGCGTGCGGAGCTCGTGCGAGAGGGTAGCGAGAAACTCGTCTTTGGCGCGGCTCGCTGCGGCAGCGCCCTGATAGAGCTCTGCGTTCCGGATCGCCTGGCCAGCCCGTCTGCCGAGCTCGAGCGCGAACTCCAGGTCCTCCTCGTCGTAGCGGAGGCCGGACTCGGTCGAAGTCACCAGGCTGATCGCACCGAGTATGCGGCCAGGGGTGGCGATCGGAACGACAATGTAGGAGCGAAGCCCGAGCGCCTGGAGAATCCGGAAATGTTCCTCGTCACGGACCGCTTCGCGAACGAGGCCTTCGGAAATTTCGGAGATCAGCTCGGGCTCCCCCGTTCGGATCACGTTGACGACGCCGCGGGGAGAATCGGGATCGGTCGGATACTCCTTTTCGAGCCTTTGTGCGAGCTCGACCTTTTCCGGGTCGACGTGCTTGACCTTGAGGCGGGCGAGCTTGCCATCGGCGTCCAGGAGATCGATCACGCACCAGTCGGCGAGCGCCGGGACGAAGAGGTCGGCGACCTGGGCGAGCGTCTCTTCGTACTCGAGCGACTCGGTGAGAATCTTTCCCGCGGCGGCAAGTATCCGGATCCTCTCCTCGCCGCGTACCCGTTCGCTCACGTCCAGCGTCACGCCCCGCATGCCGACGGGTTTTCCGTCCCGGATAACGGGAACGGAGTGGGATTCGACCCAGATCGTGCGACCGTCCTTTGTGATCCAGCGGAACTCGTTCGGCGCCGTTCGCTTCCCCTCGAGAGTCTCTCGGGCGGTCCTCGCCGCCCGGTCGCGGTCTTCGGGATGGACAATCCCGAGCCAGAAGTTCGGCGTCGACAGCCATTCCTTTCGCGAGTAACCGAGGATGCTCTCGACCTGTTCGCTGACGAAGCTGATCGTCTGGGCCGGGTTATCGGGGTCGCCCCACGCCTCCCAGACGACTCCCGGGATCGAGGCGATGAGCTCGTCCATCCGATACCGGAGGCTGGCGGCTTCCCGCTCGGCCTCGCGTCTGGAGGTGATGTCGTGAATCGATCCGGTGAAGAAAGTGCTTCCGGCCTGCCGGAGCTCACCGAAGGTCACCGAAACGATGATTTCAGTTCCGTCCTTCCGAATGGCGGGCAACTCGGTTCCGTCCCATGCGATGTGGCGGCGTCCGGTCTCGAGATAGCGACGGATCCCCATTTCGTGAAGGGGACGCATGTGTGGCGGCATCAAATCCGTGAGCTGGCGTCCCAGGAGCTCGCCCCTGTTGTAGCCGAACATCGATTCGAGCGCGGGGTTGGTGGCGACGATTCTGCTCGAGGTGTCGATCGTGACGACCCCGATCGCGATGCTCTCGAGCACTGCCCGGTATCCTCCCTCGGAGTCGGAGAGAGCGCCTTCGAGACGGAGCTTTGCGATGAACTGACCGAGCTGGCGACCGATCGACCCGAGCGTAGCGAGCAGCTCGCTCTCGATCGATCGGGGGGAGCGGCTGTAGAAGTCGAGCGCCCCGATCGCGTGACCTCCCGCGATGATCGGGATCGCGAGACCCGAAACGATGCCCGCCAGGCGCGCATCGTGGCTTCGAACGAAGAGCTCGTCGCGTGCGAGATCGGGAACGAAGACGCTTTCCTTCTGCTCCACGGCGCGTCCGGGAAGGCCCGCTCCCTTCTCGAGTACCGCTTCACCGGTTGCTGCGCGGAGCGATTCCGCGCTTCGAGAATCCTTCTCGTGAATCCGTGCCGCACGAAGGGGTCCATCCCGGGTGGACAGCCATAAAGCTGCGATGTCCCAGCCGAGAAACTCGGTCAGCAGGCGAAGCAGGTCGTCGGCGACCTCGAGCAGGGTTCCGCCCGACGCGAGGAGCGACGAAACGGCGTTCTGAAGCTTCAGCCGTTCCGCCGCGGGGTTGTTCGAGTCGGTCGTCATCGTCGATCACCAGGGCGAGCGCTCGCGCAACTCGGATCGTCCCCGATTGCCGACCGATTGCAGAAAGCACGCCGCTGGGCGGATGACGAACCGGGCCCGCGCCTCAAGCGAAGCGTTCGCCCGAGTTCTCGGAACGAACGAAAAACGCGAGCGAACAGAGGAGTGTGAAGACGACCAGTCCGAGCTCGAGTGATTCCTCGATCGCGCGAGCCGGAAAGCTCGAGAGCTCGATTCCGAGGGCCCGAATCGGCCAGCTCAGTTTGTCCGCGATGAGAGCCGCTACGGCGAGCACCACCCAGTAGGCGGCGAATCTCGACCAGGCCGCGCCCGAGCGCCATGCGTCGGTGAACCGGGGAGCCCAGCGAATCAGCAGGATTGAAACAGCGAGAAGAATCGGGATGAAGATCAGGAGAATTGCGCCGGTTCTCTCGATCAGCGGCAGCTCCGGCTTGACGAGGTTGACCATTTTGGAAAGGTTCCATTCAAAGATCCGCTTGTTCGCGTCCAGCTCGCGAAGACCCGAGATCGCAGCGAGGTACCCGAGCGAGAAGCGGTCGAGCGGAGAACGTCCTCGGGGAATGAGGAAAACGGCGGCTGAGAGGAACCACAGCAGAGCGCTGGCCTGCTCGACGAGCCCGGACTCCTGGACGAGAGGAGCGTGCGGATATCCGCGGGCTTCCAGAAAAAGGATGACCGCCGTCACGACAATGAACAGACCGAGTGCGATGAGCAGAGATCGCGTTGCCGGAGTGGCTGAACGCATGCGGAAGATCTATCCGACCCGGATGGCTTCGATCTCGTTGCGGCGATTGGAGATGAACTCGAAGATCTCGTTTTTCCGTTCGGCAGGAAGGTGCTGGGAGACCTCGAACAGCTGCATGGACAACAGGTTGTTGAGTCCCTCGTCGAGCACGACTTTCCTTTCGCTGCCGGGCAGCTCGGAAATATTCGCCACGAGCATGTTCTCGTCGAAGCGTCCGGATTCGCCAAACCGGACTCCTTCCCAGACGGCATCGCGCTCGGTCTCGCTCAGGGCGGCTGCAAAGACGGTTCTCGCACGAGCATCACCGACCGCGTCGAGCAGCGCACTGTAGAGATGCTCGAACATGTCGTTGTACACGGATATGACTCGGAGCAGGTCGGGGGAGTCCTCGACGTCGAGAAACACGGGCTGGAACTGTTTCTGCTCGACTTCGTCGATCAGATGGGCAGTGAGCATCTGGTAGAGAAGCTGCCGGACCTCGAACTCGGTCATCTTCGACGCGATCCTGACGAGATCCCGGACGGATTTCTCGCCGTCGATCTGATCCCAGAGCTTCTGCTCCTTCTCGCCGAGATCGAGATCCTCGAGATTGATCTCGGCGCCCTGAACCTTGTCGAAAACCATTTTGTCGCTGGTGATGCGCTCGTCGATTCGTCCCGATTCGTCCAGTCGCCGGATCCCTTCCATGATGAGCATCGAGGTGTTGATCTGGAGCGTGATCTTCTCCTGAAGCTCCTGCTCGCTCTGGAGAAAGCGAAAACGCCCTCTGTCCCACGTGAAGAGCGAGAAGATGATCTCGAGCACCTGCGCCTTGACCCCCCACCAGAGATCCTTGGGAGAGAGGTAGCCGAGCTGGACGAGCACTCTCCCGTGTTTGACGCCCGGTTCCATCATCTCGCAGGACTTCTCGTACTGCTCCTGGGTGATTTTTCCGTTCCTGAGCAGAAACTCTCCGAGCGAATGGTCCGAGCTGTTGGAGTTGGCGAAGACGACCTCGCCGTCCTTCCAGAAGAGGGTGCGGTGCTCTGCATCGCGCTCCACGTGCAGGTCCCCCGACTTCCTGGTCATCGAGATGAAAGTGAGGACGTCCGGAAAATCGATACCCGAAAGATCGCCTTCGAAGATCGTAGCCGTCTCGCTCATCCGGTCACGTCCCTATTCTCGACTCCCGTGTGGAATCGGCGAGCCGGACAGCTGCCTCGACGAAGCTGGAAATTTCTTCCCGCGTCGTGAACTGGCAGAGAGAAATTCGGATCGTGCTCTTCGCATCCCTCTCTGATAGTCCCATGGCTGTCAAGACGTGACTCGCCTCGACCTTTCCCGACGAGCATGCGGAGCCGGCCGACACGGCGAAGCCTTCGATGTCGAGCCCGATGATCAGAGACTCGGAGTCGCAGCCGCCGAACGTCACGGAGCTGGTATTCGGCAGACGCTGCGCGGCGGCACCGCGGATGACGACGTCCTCGACACGATCGACAAGACCGTGCTCCATCTCATCGCGGATGGCGGCGACCTCGTTCATTCGCGCGAGCCCCTCTCTCGCGAGCTCCGCCGCGACTCCGAGGGCGCTGGCGAGCGGCGGGTTTTCGGTCCCGGCCCGTCGGCGGCGCTCCTGCGAGCCTCCGAGAATGTGCGGATGGAGCGTGACGCCCTTCCGGAGCCAGAGAGCCCCGATTCCCTTCGGTCCATGAAACTTGTGCCCGGACAGCGAGACGGAATCGACACCGAGAGCCCTGACGTTGACCGGAATTTTGCCGATCGCCTGGACGGCGTCGCAGTGGATATGGACGTTCCTTTCGCGGCAGGCTTCGGCGACTGCCGCGACCGGCTGGATTACACCGGTCTCGTTGTTGGCGAGCATCATTGCCAGGAGCCGGGTCTCGGGCCGGATGGCGGCCACGACGTCTTCCGCTCTGACGACGCCATCGGGTTGCGGGTCCACCCTGGTGACGGGCCAGCCTCGCCGTTCGAGATCCTGAATGACCGAGCGGACCGAGGGATGCTCGATGCTGGTGGTTACGATGTGGAAACGATCACTTTCGTCTAGTAGGGTCCGACCGAAAATAGCAGCATTGTTGGATTCGGTGCCGCCGCTGGTGAAGATGATCTCGGACGGTTCCCCTTCCAGCAGCTCGGCGACCCCGGCACGGGCTTCCTCGAGGCACTGCCGGGCTTTGCGTCCGGTGTAGTGAACGCTCGACGGATTGCCCCACGTCGACTCGAGCGCGGAGGTCAGCGTTTCGAGGACACGGGGATGAATTCGGGTCGTCGCATTATTATCGAGAAAGATGGTCATCGGTATCAGACGCTCGGCAGTAACCGGTTTGCAGAATTGCGCACTCGTGGCTGCCCTCTGTCTGGGCGTTGTTTCCAGTGCGACGATCGCTCCCCGGAGCTTTGGCGACGAGTCTAATTTAAAGCAAAAGACCGGTCCGCAGAAATCCCCCCCTCCTCTGCTTTCCCGCTCCGAGCGCCGCGAAAAACTGCGCCTCCTTCCGGAAAAGTACCACCAGTGGCTCGAGGAGGTGGAACCGATCATCACGCCCGCCGAAACCGATTCCTTTCTGCGGCTCGAATCGGATGCTCAGCGCGACTTTTTCATCGAGCAGTTCTGGATCGTCAGGGATACTGATCCGCGCACGGCTCGAAACGAGTACGAAGAGGAGTACCGGGAGCTTCTGCAGGAGGCCCGCAACAAGTTTCGCTATCTGAGCTCCGACAGGGCGAAGATTCTTCTCATTCACGGCCGGCCGGCGGAGACGTGGGACATCCGGACCTGTGATCAGTACTTTCAGCCGCTCGACATCTGGTACTACCCCTATCTGGAGGGAATCGGATCGGACGTTCTGTTTCTCTTCTACCTTCCCCGTATTGGTGCCGACTACCGGCTCTGGATTCCGATGTTCGGCCGCGACGGTATCGAGGATCTCAGGTCGCTGGACGCGGAGCACAGGGGAGGGGGAGGGATGGGCTTCCAGCGGGAGTGCACGAAGGGAGAGATCATCGGTGCCGCGATTGGCTGGGGGCTGTCGAACCGCGACAGATTCACGCGAATCTACGAACGTCCGGAGGTTGATGTCGAGTTCGCCGCCCGAACGATGCGGACGACGGTCATTCTCAATCCGGATGCCCCGGTCATCGATTCGAAGCTCGAGGTCGAGTATCCGGCACGCCGCGGTACGCGGACCGTCGTGAGGCTGAACACCGACATCGACCCGGCAGAGGTGAACGTCAAGGATCTCGGCGGGAATCTCTTCTACAACATCGATCTGATCGGTGAAGTGATCCGGAACGGGAGTCTCTTCGAGAACTTCCGGTACCGCTTCGACTATCCGGGGGAGGGAGTCACCTCGCGGATTCCACTTTCCGTCGAGCGTTTCCTCCGCCCGGGAACGTATACGGTGCGGCTGAAGATCATCGACATCAACGGCGCCGGGGAGGGGATTCTCGAGAGCGTACTCGAAGTCCCGGAAGTCAAAGAGGAAGTGGAGCTGACGGCCGATCAGCGGACGTCGGCGCGGAAGCTGGACGAGTTGCAGCAACAGCTGTTCTCCGGAGATGTCTCCCTTCGGATCCTTCCGCCGGCCGAAGGGATTCTGACGGGGCTGCTGCAGATCGATACGGTGGTGTCGGGAGAGGGGGTCGATCACGTCGAGTTCTGGCTCGATGACCGGAAGATCATGACCAAGCGTGAGCCCCCCTATACGCTCGAGCTCGACCTCGGTCCCGTCCCGCTGACACGCCGGCTGAAGGTCGTCGGGTACGACGCGAACGACGATCTTCTCGCCGGGGACGAGATCGTGCTCAATACTGGTATCGACCCGTATCGCGTGCATATCGAGTCGCCGCGGATCACCGCCAGAGCCTCGGGGCCGATGCGGATGGCGGTCGACGTCGAGACGCCGCGGGGACGGTCGGTCGCCTCGGTCGAGCTCTATGTGAACGAGGACCGGGTGGCGACGCTCTACGACCGCCCTTTCGTGCACATAGTCGACGTTCCCGAAGGTCTCGACTTCGGCTATCTCCGCGCAGTCGCCACGCTCGACGGCGAGAATGGAGAGAAAGCCGAGGATGTGGTCTTTCTCAAT
This portion of the Acidobacteriota bacterium genome encodes:
- a CDS encoding PAS domain S-box protein, with the protein product MTTDSNNPAAERLKLQNAVSSLLASGGTLLEVADDLLRLLTEFLGWDIAALWLSTRDGPLRAARIHEKDSRSAESLRAATGEAVLEKGAGLPGRAVEQKESVFVPDLARDELFVRSHDARLAGIVSGLAIPIIAGGHAIGALDFYSRSPRSIESELLATLGSIGRQLGQFIAKLRLEGALSDSEGGYRAVLESIAIGVVTIDTSSRIVATNPALESMFGYNRGELLGRQLTDLMPPHMRPLHEMGIRRYLETGRRHIAWDGTELPAIRKDGTEIIVSVTFGELRQAGSTFFTGSIHDITSRREAEREAASLRYRMDELIASIPGVVWEAWGDPDNPAQTISFVSEQVESILGYSRKEWLSTPNFWLGIVHPEDRDRAARTARETLEGKRTAPNEFRWITKDGRTIWVESHSVPVIRDGKPVGMRGVTLDVSERVRGEERIRILAAAGKILTESLEYEETLAQVADLFVPALADWCVIDLLDADGKLARLKVKHVDPEKVELAQRLEKEYPTDPDSPRGVVNVIRTGEPELISEISEGLVREAVRDEEHFRILQALGLRSYIVVPIATPGRILGAISLVTSTESGLRYDEEDLEFALELGRRAGQAIRNAELYQGAAAASRAKDEFLATLSHELRTPMTAILGWARLLLLEDLDPELQREAIGTIATSADAQAELIDDVLDVSRIVTGKLKLEIGPVDLRGITHDAVQGISPAAAARQITIRESVEEVPLATGDEGRIRQIVWNLLSNAVKFTPKGGRVEVRLRSDRSSIILEVEDDGIGIAHEFLPRVFERFQQAESSTSREHGGLGLGLAIVRHLTELHGGEVEVQSEGLGKGSTFRVVLPTAALHFEKDELPHDYTVDHQETERRLPRLRHCSILVVDDERDARRLVSTILQQCGATVATAESVDEALSRLRDQIPDLIVSDIGMPHRDGYELIRAVRNAPDEPLRSIAAIALTAYGRDEDRQRALDAGFDSYIRKPAHPVELADEVARLLDRPANQKKPV
- a CDS encoding DUF4388 domain-containing protein, whose translation is MSETATIFEGDLSGIDFPDVLTFISMTRKSGDLHVERDAEHRTLFWKDGEVVFANSNSSDHSLGEFLLRNGKITQEQYEKSCEMMEPGVKHGRVLVQLGYLSPKDLWWGVKAQVLEIIFSLFTWDRGRFRFLQSEQELQEKITLQINTSMLIMEGIRRLDESGRIDERITSDKMVFDKVQGAEINLEDLDLGEKEQKLWDQIDGEKSVRDLVRIASKMTEFEVRQLLYQMLTAHLIDEVEQKQFQPVFLDVEDSPDLLRVISVYNDMFEHLYSALLDAVGDARARTVFAAALSETERDAVWEGVRFGESGRFDENMLVANISELPGSERKVVLDEGLNNLLSMQLFEVSQHLPAERKNEIFEFISNRRNEIEAIRVG
- a CDS encoding cysteine desulfurase, giving the protein MPMTIFLDNNATTRIHPRVLETLTSALESTWGNPSSVHYTGRKARQCLEEARAGVAELLEGEPSEIIFTSGGTESNNAAIFGRTLLDESDRFHIVTTSIEHPSVRSVIQDLERRGWPVTRVDPQPDGVVRAEDVVAAIRPETRLLAMMLANNETGVIQPVAAVAEACRERNVHIHCDAVQAIGKIPVNVRALGVDSVSLSGHKFHGPKGIGALWLRKGVTLHPHILGGSQERRRRAGTENPPLASALGVAAELAREGLARMNEVAAIRDEMEHGLVDRVEDVVIRGAAAQRLPNTSSVTFGGCDSESLIIGLDIEGFAVSAGSACSSGKVEASHVLTAMGLSERDAKSTIRISLCQFTTREEISSFVEAAVRLADSTRESRIGT
- a CDS encoding VWA domain-containing protein, giving the protein MEPIITPAETDSFLRLESDAQRDFFIEQFWIVRDTDPRTARNEYEEEYRELLQEARNKFRYLSSDRAKILLIHGRPAETWDIRTCDQYFQPLDIWYYPYLEGIGSDVLFLFYLPRIGADYRLWIPMFGRDGIEDLRSLDAEHRGGGGMGFQRECTKGEIIGAAIGWGLSNRDRFTRIYERPEVDVEFAARTMRTTVILNPDAPVIDSKLEVEYPARRGTRTVVRLNTDIDPAEVNVKDLGGNLFYNIDLIGEVIRNGSLFENFRYRFDYPGEGVTSRIPLSVERFLRPGTYTVRLKIIDINGAGEGILESVLEVPEVKEEVELTADQRTSARKLDELQQQLFSGDVSLRILPPAEGILTGLLQIDTVVSGEGVDHVEFWLDDRKIMTKREPPYTLELDLGPVPLTRRLKVVGYDANDDLLAGDEIVLNTGIDPYRVHIESPRITARASGPMRMAVDVETPRGRSVASVELYVNEDRVATLYDRPFVHIVDVPEGLDFGYLRAVATLDGENGEKAEDVVFLNRPPNLTEIEVHLVELPATVLRNGRPVHDLPKEAFTIYDEGSPVEIAKFEYVRDVPLSIGLAVDSSASMEARMNETQTAAAGFLRSVLRPRDRAFLIGFSSVPVIATNFTSDQQELARSLASLRAEGPTALHDAIVYALYSFQGVGGQKALVVLSDGADTSSKFEYSQMLEYARRSALPVYVIGIGIPIVERDSRGKLAGLASATGGRAWFIEGIEEIESIYRDIERELRSQYILGFYPPDEVESGGPWRHVRVAVEGGEVRSIQGYYP